Within Serratia odorifera, the genomic segment GCTCAGCAAGCGTGACATGGTCAGGCCATATGCCGCGCACAGCGTGTTCAGCAGCGACGCCGTCGGGCTGGTTTCCATGCGCTCAATGCGCGACAGCGTCGCACGACTGATGCCGGTTTGCTGCGCCAATGCCTCCAGCGACCACCCCCGTTGCTGGCGCAATGCCACCAACCGCTGCGCCAGGCGCTGGTCAATGTCGTTCTGTATCTGCTGCATGCTTACCCCCTTAACATCTCAATTAAGAGAAATTATCTCAAATCAGGGAATTTGCAAGCGTATTTTCACATCATCCCGCGCAGGGTGATAAAAATCAGCATGCTGAACAGCACCACCAGCAGCATATTGCGTAGAAAGAACGCCAGAATAACCGCAAACAGCGCGCCCCAGAGGTAGGGATTTTCCGCCACGCCGCGCCAGCGATCGTCGCTGTACATCACGATCGGTCCACAGATGGCACTCAACACCGCCGGCACCGAAAATCCCAGCAGCGTATGCATGCGTGCCGACAGCCGCAAACGCAGGCTCGGCGCCAGAAAAAAGTAACGGTTGAAAAACACCACCAGCGCCATCAGCACGATAATTAGCCACACCATCATTGCGCCCCCTTACTGCAGAGCAGCCCCACCATCATTGCCGTCAGGGTGGCAATCACCAGCGCGCCGGGGATTTGATAGTGGTGCAGCACCACCGACAGCAATAGCGCGCTCAGCGAACAGGCCAGTATCGGCAAGGTGCGGATCAGCGGAACCACGATGGCGATAAAGGTGGCGGCAATGGAAAAATCCAGCCCGTAACCGTCAAGGTCGCCGAGGCTGGCAGCCGCGATCCCAAGCCAGGTGGCCAAAAACCAGCAAATATAAAACGTCAGCCCGGCACCCAGCGCATACCAGCGGTTAAAACGCGCCGGCCCTTGCTCGCCGGTCAGGGCAAACAGCTCGTCGGTGAGCAAAAAGCCCAACAGCAGTCGCCAACGCAGCGGCAGAGGCGCAACACAGTCTCGCAATCGCAGCGCATAGAGAAAATGCTGTGCGGTAATAAAAAAGGTGGAAACCAGGATCGCCAGCAACCCGGCACCGGTTTTAAGCATGCCCAGCGCCACCAACTGCGAGGCACCGGCAAAGACGATGGCCGACATGCCCAGCCCCTGTGCGGCGGTCAGGCCACTTTGCATCGCCATCGAACCGGCCAGCATGCCCCAGGGCAGCACCGCCAGACACAGCGGTAGCATCGCAACCGCCCCCTGTAACGCAGGCCGTAATATTGGCGTAGGTGTCAGTGTAACGGGATGGTGCATGGCTCTCTCCGGCAAAAAAGAGCAGCCTAGGTGATGGAGGCGGCGCCGGTATTGCACGCCGTTGCGCAGTTAGCGCAGTGAATTGACGTAATCGCCGGGGGTGACGCCCATCGATTTACGAAAATGGCGGTGAAAATGGCTCTGATCGTGAAAACCGCAGGCCAGTGCGCTTTCCAGCACCCCATGCCCGCGTTTTAACATGTCGCGTGCTTTGCGCAAGCGCGCCTGGATCTGATAGGCATGCGGCGGCAAACCGGTAACCCGTTGAAACTGGCGCAGCAGATAATACGGGCTGAGCGCCACTCGATCGGCCAGTTCGAGCAGCGAGATGTCAATCTCCGGAAAGTCGTCGAGCAACGCCTTGACCAGTGCCACCTGGCGTTGCGCCCTGCTCTGCGCCGCCGGCTCAATGCGGCTTTTGCCATGGCGCAACATTAGCCAGGTCAAGGCGGAGAACAGCATGGTTTCCTTCAGCAGGCGGTTTTCCTTACCGTGCAACAGGCCAAACGCCAGCCGCAGTTGCTCCGCCAGTCCAACGTCATGCACCACCGCCTGCGGGAAATGGGGCGCGCCGCCGCCGCTGGTTTTCAGGT encodes:
- a CDS encoding AzlD domain-containing protein, yielding MMVWLIIVLMALVVFFNRYFFLAPSLRLRLSARMHTLLGFSVPAVLSAICGPIVMYSDDRWRGVAENPYLWGALFAVILAFFLRNMLLVVLFSMLIFITLRGMM
- a CDS encoding AzlC family ABC transporter permease is translated as MHHPVTLTPTPILRPALQGAVAMLPLCLAVLPWGMLAGSMAMQSGLTAAQGLGMSAIVFAGASQLVALGMLKTGAGLLAILVSTFFITAQHFLYALRLRDCVAPLPLRWRLLLGFLLTDELFALTGEQGPARFNRWYALGAGLTFYICWFLATWLGIAAASLGDLDGYGLDFSIAATFIAIVVPLIRTLPILACSLSALLLSVVLHHYQIPGALVIATLTAMMVGLLCSKGAQ
- a CDS encoding AraC family transcriptional regulator, producing MTRQAQAGRQEQTHFMHLDELGGLEVLQASYLRQSFSRHSHEGYCIGVIDDGAQRFYRSGGEHVAPHGSIILVNADEVHTGSSAAENGWAYQAMYPTPELLATLARDLKTSGGGAPHFPQAVVHDVGLAEQLRLAFGLLHGKENRLLKETMLFSALTWLMLRHGKSRIEPAAQSRAQRQVALVKALLDDFPEIDISLLELADRVALSPYYLLRQFQRVTGLPPHAYQIQARLRKARDMLKRGHGVLESALACGFHDQSHFHRHFRKSMGVTPGDYVNSLR